A single Sporosarcina sp. FSL W8-0480 DNA region contains:
- a CDS encoding sodium-dependent transporter, translating to MKQREQWTSKIGFVLAAAGSAIGLGAIWKFPYMAGTNGGSVFVLLFIICTMAIGLPILLAEFVVGRRGQHDAVTSLKRLAPKSSWYLIGWLGLGTSFILLSFYSVVGGWILSYLTRAIASRLNTSDYVGLFSSIIANPIEVLLAQAVFMILTVWIVQSGIRGGIERASRWMMPLLFIFFIVLAIRSVTLVGAMEGIRFLFVPDWSYLTGKTFLLALGQAFFSLSVGVTAMLTYASYLPKEEKLGQSAFNVSILNIFISILSGIVIFPAVFALGHSPDEGPGLIFVILPAIFNEIPLGGFFMVLFFILLLFATLTSSIAMLEIVVSTGIGKKNEWRRKAAWLFGLLIFIVGIPSALSFGVLSDVKFPGGTFFDFADILTSRFGLPIGAFLISIFAGFLLTTAETDDELRMHPFLNRSWKFIVRFVAPLAIIVIFIASFLS from the coding sequence TTGAAACAACGAGAGCAATGGACATCTAAGATTGGATTTGTTTTAGCAGCCGCAGGCAGTGCCATTGGGCTTGGGGCTATTTGGAAGTTTCCCTATATGGCGGGCACAAATGGCGGAAGTGTATTTGTATTGCTATTTATTATTTGTACGATGGCAATAGGTCTGCCCATACTTTTAGCTGAGTTTGTTGTCGGCAGAAGAGGACAGCATGATGCGGTTACATCCCTTAAGCGACTTGCACCGAAAAGCAGCTGGTATTTGATCGGCTGGCTTGGATTGGGCACTTCCTTTATCCTGCTATCATTTTATAGTGTGGTTGGAGGGTGGATTTTATCCTATCTTACAAGGGCAATTGCATCTCGACTTAATACATCAGATTATGTCGGGCTATTCAGCTCAATTATCGCAAATCCGATAGAAGTGTTACTTGCTCAGGCAGTATTCATGATCTTGACGGTCTGGATTGTGCAAAGCGGCATTAGGGGCGGGATTGAACGTGCGAGCCGATGGATGATGCCGTTATTATTCATTTTCTTCATTGTGCTTGCGATACGATCAGTAACACTTGTAGGAGCTATGGAAGGAATCCGATTTCTCTTTGTACCGGATTGGTCATACTTAACCGGAAAAACATTTTTACTTGCACTTGGACAAGCATTTTTCTCATTAAGCGTCGGTGTAACGGCGATGCTCACCTATGCGTCCTATTTGCCGAAGGAAGAAAAACTTGGTCAATCAGCGTTCAATGTCTCCATTTTGAATATCTTCATCTCCATACTTTCAGGAATCGTCATTTTTCCAGCCGTATTCGCTCTTGGACACTCACCTGATGAAGGTCCAGGACTTATATTTGTTATCTTACCAGCTATCTTCAATGAAATTCCTTTGGGTGGATTTTTCATGGTGCTGTTTTTCATCCTACTATTGTTTGCAACACTTACTTCTTCAATTGCTATGTTGGAAATTGTTGTGTCAACAGGTATCGGGAAGAAAAATGAATGGAGAAGGAAAGCAGCTTGGCTGTTTGGTTTGCTAATTTTCATCGTCGGGATTCCAAGTGCATTATCATTTGGAGTGCTATCAGACGTAAAATTTCCTGGGGGCACGTTCTTCGACTTTGCTGACATTTTGACAAGCCGATTCGGATTACCGATTGGAGCATTCCTCATTTCGATTTTTGCTGGGTTTTTGTTAACAACTGCCGAAACAGATGATGAGCTTCGAATGCATCCGTTTTTGAATCGTTCATGGAAATTCATCGTAAGATTTGTTGCACCACTTGCCATCATCGTTATTTTCATTGCATCATTTTTATCTTGA
- a CDS encoding GyrI-like domain-containing protein — protein sequence MEVKTVATFECGIIEREYQLVGQSITANFPKGFPDAAIKVQMDFEKRMDEVANNKSKRVLFSPYMSNGIFATYFACLEVEEINKVPEGMMGIKLPLMKYAKISCSNKTIGQGYDKLFAWMGENGYKQKQNDSCSIEIFYFEEDAEEEVVEILIPIQ from the coding sequence ATGGAAGTGAAAACAGTTGCCACTTTTGAATGTGGAATTATCGAACGGGAGTACCAGTTGGTAGGGCAGAGCATAACAGCGAACTTTCCTAAAGGATTCCCGGATGCTGCCATAAAAGTTCAAATGGATTTTGAAAAAAGGATGGATGAGGTGGCGAATAATAAGAGTAAACGGGTATTATTCAGCCCATATATGTCAAATGGTATCTTCGCCACTTATTTTGCTTGTTTAGAAGTTGAAGAGATAAATAAAGTCCCTGAAGGTATGATGGGAATAAAACTCCCATTGATGAAATACGCGAAAATCAGCTGCTCAAACAAAACAATTGGCCAGGGATATGATAAATTGTTTGCTTGGATGGGGGAGAATGGATATAAACAAAAACAGAACGACTCATGTTCAATCGAAATTTTTTATTTTGAGGAAGATGCAGAAGAAGAAGTAGTTGAAATCCTAATACCGATTCAATGA
- a CDS encoding DUF4870 domain-containing protein encodes MSEKKLDDEKQSNLLVTQDKSNKTSIGLTENVGGMLCYIFIIGIVFLFIEKENRFIRFHALQAVFTAIAIFLVGIVLGFIPVIGVMISLLLGPISFVLMIFMMYQVYQGNYFKLPFIGELVENQLNHA; translated from the coding sequence TTGAGTGAAAAAAAGTTAGATGATGAAAAGCAAAGTAATCTTTTAGTTACCCAGGATAAATCCAATAAGACATCCATTGGACTTACAGAGAATGTTGGCGGAATGCTTTGTTATATCTTCATCATCGGAATTGTATTTCTGTTTATAGAAAAAGAAAATCGTTTCATCCGTTTCCACGCCTTACAAGCAGTTTTCACTGCAATTGCAATTTTCTTAGTCGGCATTGTTTTAGGGTTCATTCCAGTCATTGGAGTTATGATTAGTTTGTTGTTGGGTCCAATTTCTTTTGTATTGATGATTTTCATGATGTACCAGGTGTATCAAGGAAATTACTTCAAATTGCCGTTCATCGGAGAGTTGGTAGAGAACCAACTGAATCATGCATGA
- a CDS encoding hydroxymethylglutaryl-CoA lyase, protein MAGKQFPEQVFIREVGPRDGLQNESKFIDTEDKIEWINKLSSTGLSYIEVTSFVNPKWIPALSDADSVVKQIKKAPEVKYAALVPNMRGLSRALESQIDEVSVFLSASESHNKENINKTIRETESVLAEVVRESIANNKTVRGYISTVFGCPFEGKVEINEVLRLTDSLFEMGIEELSLGDTIGVANPLQVKRLLEVLLKRYPQEKIAMHFHNTRGTAMANVLASLEYGITKFDSSLGGLGGCPYAPGASGNLATDDLHYMLTNMGIQTNIDADKLHEAAMFIQDKMDKPLDSHTVKYRMNNKI, encoded by the coding sequence ATGGCAGGTAAACAATTCCCGGAACAGGTATTTATCAGAGAAGTCGGCCCACGAGACGGCCTTCAGAATGAAAGTAAGTTTATCGATACAGAGGACAAGATAGAATGGATCAACAAGCTTTCATCGACTGGGCTGAGCTATATAGAGGTCACTTCTTTCGTTAATCCTAAATGGATTCCTGCATTATCCGATGCAGACTCCGTAGTCAAACAGATTAAAAAAGCTCCCGAAGTGAAATATGCAGCACTTGTACCTAATATGCGAGGATTAAGCCGTGCTTTGGAGAGTCAAATAGATGAAGTTTCAGTTTTCCTCTCCGCAAGTGAATCTCATAACAAGGAAAATATTAACAAAACAATTAGAGAAACAGAGTCTGTTCTTGCTGAAGTTGTGCGCGAATCAATCGCAAACAACAAAACGGTAAGGGGCTATATATCAACGGTATTCGGCTGTCCTTTCGAAGGTAAGGTTGAGATAAATGAAGTGCTTCGATTGACAGATTCCCTCTTTGAAATGGGCATAGAAGAATTATCATTAGGGGATACTATCGGCGTCGCTAATCCGTTGCAAGTAAAAAGACTTTTGGAAGTGCTCTTAAAACGCTATCCACAAGAAAAAATAGCGATGCATTTCCATAATACTCGTGGGACAGCTATGGCAAATGTGCTTGCCTCGTTAGAGTACGGAATTACTAAGTTCGACAGTTCCCTCGGTGGTCTTGGCGGATGCCCATATGCACCCGGTGCATCTGGTAATTTAGCTACGGACGATCTTCACTATATGCTTACGAACATGGGAATTCAAACAAATATCGATGCTGATAAACTCCATGAAGCAGCGATGTTCATTCAGGATAAAATGGACAAGCCTTTGGATAGTCATACCGTTAAATATCGAATGAACAATAAAATATAA
- a CDS encoding DUF3889 domain-containing protein, which translates to MRHMLIALGLIITTTHSTLTHQSVVINEPIEPAYAKWGQLAMKEVKAKYPNADIIDYLHEGSESVGDSTVEKFKLWLKEANREFGVFVRITYKTNTGEVEGIDYRESDR; encoded by the coding sequence ATGCGACATATGCTGATTGCTCTTGGTCTGATCATCACCACTACTCATTCTACACTTACTCATCAGTCGGTAGTCATAAACGAACCAATTGAACCTGCCTATGCAAAATGGGGCCAGCTTGCCATGAAAGAAGTCAAAGCAAAATATCCTAATGCTGATATTATTGATTACTTACATGAAGGAAGCGAATCTGTTGGAGACTCGACAGTTGAAAAGTTTAAACTATGGCTTAAAGAGGCAAACCGTGAATTCGGTGTTTTTGTTAGAATCACATATAAAACCAACACTGGTGAAGTAGAAGGTATTGACTATCGGGAATCTGACCGATGA
- a CDS encoding S9 family peptidase: protein MITFAKPTVEQFFRTYAITNFDVNADETKLVFNTNLNGKMNLWAIDLSGSFPYLFAHRDESCSFIKFDPNNQYVLAGFDSDGDENYQIYSIPVEGGLPQPLITGDANEKFFFSHLSEDGKRVYYVTSLDNPMFLNTHMRSLESGVDTLLNIGEISPTRLSAVSGDEEKFVFSRSFANTYTISFVKIGEETFNLTPDASKVHVVYDPIFTDDNTIYFVTDYEGDFSYIAKFDLTTKEFSKVHEVEGESVQTIKFNKDNGEFYFVTSKGVTDKLYRYKLEGGKPEECKLPVDVLYQIKYTKAGNLYILGASATAPHNIFKSTNGQEWVQLTENRVLGVSKDGMVEPEVVSYTSFDGLEIESLLFKAKPENANGFTIFWPHGGPQASERKMFRSMFQCFLNRGYNIFAPNFRGSTGYGSEFTKMVERDWGEGPRLDCLAGIEWLFDNDITDRDRLFLVGGSYGGYMALLLHGRHADYFKAVVDIFGPSDLFTFVNSVPPHWKPIMDRWLGDPERDKERFIKDSPVTYLDGMVKPMLVIQGAKDPRVVKEESDQIVAKLEGLGRDVEYLVLEDEGHGFSKKENEIKVYSLMLEFLEKHQQ, encoded by the coding sequence ATGATTACTTTCGCGAAACCAACAGTAGAACAGTTTTTCCGGACGTATGCAATCACAAATTTCGATGTAAATGCTGATGAAACAAAACTCGTTTTCAATACGAATCTAAATGGGAAGATGAATTTATGGGCAATAGATCTGTCTGGATCATTTCCTTATTTGTTCGCTCATCGAGATGAATCGTGCAGCTTTATCAAGTTTGATCCGAATAATCAGTATGTTCTTGCTGGATTTGATAGTGATGGGGATGAAAATTATCAAATCTATTCGATTCCAGTTGAAGGTGGTTTGCCACAACCGTTAATAACTGGGGATGCAAATGAAAAGTTCTTTTTCAGTCATCTAAGTGAAGACGGAAAGAGAGTTTACTATGTGACATCTTTGGATAATCCAATGTTCTTGAACACCCATATGCGGAGTTTGGAAAGCGGCGTTGATACTTTATTGAATATTGGTGAGATATCACCAACGCGTCTATCTGCAGTATCGGGCGACGAAGAGAAGTTTGTTTTTTCTCGATCATTTGCAAACACGTATACAATTAGTTTCGTGAAAATCGGGGAAGAAACATTCAACTTAACGCCGGACGCTTCCAAGGTGCATGTTGTTTATGATCCAATATTTACGGACGACAACACAATTTACTTTGTAACGGATTATGAAGGGGATTTTTCTTATATCGCGAAATTTGATTTAACGACAAAGGAATTCTCGAAAGTTCACGAAGTTGAAGGGGAAAGTGTTCAGACAATCAAGTTTAATAAGGATAACGGAGAGTTCTACTTCGTCACTTCCAAAGGTGTAACCGATAAATTATATCGCTATAAGTTGGAAGGGGGAAAACCGGAAGAGTGCAAGTTGCCGGTTGACGTGCTTTATCAAATCAAATATACGAAAGCTGGAAATCTCTACATTTTAGGTGCAAGTGCAACAGCTCCACATAATATTTTCAAGTCAACGAATGGACAAGAGTGGGTGCAACTTACTGAAAATAGGGTACTTGGAGTCAGCAAAGACGGAATGGTTGAGCCTGAGGTGGTTTCCTATACATCATTCGATGGTTTGGAAATCGAATCGTTGCTGTTCAAGGCAAAACCCGAGAATGCAAATGGCTTTACAATTTTCTGGCCACACGGCGGTCCGCAAGCATCTGAACGGAAAATGTTCCGTTCGATGTTCCAATGCTTCCTGAACAGAGGATATAACATCTTCGCACCAAATTTCCGTGGCAGTACTGGATACGGATCGGAATTCACAAAAATGGTAGAACGGGACTGGGGTGAAGGTCCTCGCCTTGACTGTTTAGCAGGAATTGAGTGGCTATTCGACAACGACATTACGGATCGTGACCGTCTATTCCTTGTCGGGGGCAGTTATGGAGGTTACATGGCATTATTACTTCACGGTCGTCATGCCGATTACTTCAAAGCCGTCGTAGATATTTTCGGACCATCCGATTTATTTACATTCGTCAATTCAGTTCCGCCTCACTGGAAACCGATAATGGATCGCTGGCTTGGGGATCCTGAACGTGATAAAGAGCGATTCATAAAAGATTCACCAGTAACTTATCTTGACGGAATGGTGAAACCAATGTTGGTTATTCAAGGCGCGAAGGATCCGCGCGTCGTGAAAGAGGAATCTGACCAAATCGTAGCAAAGTTAGAGGGTCTCGGCCGAGATGTAGAGTATCTTGTTTTGGAAGATGAAGGTCATGGTTTTTCGAAGAAAGAGAATGAAATAAAGGTTTACAGTTTGATGTTGGAGTTTTTGGAAAAGCATCAGCAGTAA
- a CDS encoding DUF1273 domain-containing protein, producing MIKRLVITGYKAHELGIFNDNHPGIGIIKKALESRLTSLLDSGLEWVIISGQPGVETWAAETVIDLQETYPSLQFAVITPFLEQDKNWNEAKKEAYEFILAHADYTVSLTKRPYEAPWQFIERDKFLLRNSDGILIVYDEENEGSPKFMKQMAMKFAETSDYEVLTITADDLQLVAEDLQRQDWD from the coding sequence ATGATTAAGAGGCTTGTCATTACAGGGTACAAAGCACATGAATTAGGTATTTTCAACGATAATCATCCGGGTATCGGAATTATCAAAAAGGCATTGGAGAGCAGATTGACTTCCCTACTGGATAGCGGTCTTGAATGGGTGATCATCAGCGGACAACCGGGCGTCGAAACATGGGCTGCAGAAACGGTAATTGACTTACAAGAAACCTATCCATCATTGCAATTTGCTGTCATCACACCTTTTTTGGAACAAGATAAAAATTGGAATGAAGCGAAGAAAGAAGCCTATGAATTCATCCTCGCCCATGCGGACTATACAGTCAGCTTAACAAAACGGCCCTATGAAGCTCCATGGCAATTCATCGAGCGTGATAAATTTTTATTGCGGAATTCGGACGGAATTTTGATCGTTTATGATGAAGAAAACGAGGGATCTCCGAAGTTCATGAAGCAAATGGCTATGAAATTTGCTGAAACAAGCGATTACGAAGTGTTGACGATAACGGCCGATGATTTACAATTGGTCGCTGAGGATCTGCAAAGGCAGGATTGGGATTGA
- a CDS encoding DUF4190 domain-containing protein has product MKRLEIEKQQTNGMAVSSLVLGILGVVLNLIPLLPYLLGILAIVFGTMGKKVESGKGMAVAGTILGGIALVMKVIFWLFVIAIGGLNY; this is encoded by the coding sequence GTGAAGCGATTGGAAATTGAAAAACAGCAGACAAATGGAATGGCTGTAAGCTCACTTGTTTTAGGTATTTTAGGTGTCGTATTAAACCTGATTCCACTTCTTCCTTATCTACTTGGAATATTAGCTATCGTTTTCGGAACGATGGGCAAAAAAGTGGAAAGCGGAAAAGGAATGGCCGTTGCGGGTACTATTTTAGGTGGTATCGCACTAGTCATGAAAGTCATCTTTTGGCTCTTTGTCATTGCAATTGGAGGTTTAAATTATTAG
- a CDS encoding tripartite tricarboxylate transporter permease, with amino-acid sequence MSLLLTAILFALIGAIVFSLIGLISGTDETAIMVPLTLLVILLGAPPVAVFSFFMAAVLAKHLTHAVPTALMGIPGDTTAVPLVDHANTLRRMGMPHVALRKMISGGIIGAFIALPTAVLLGQFLGQFADFFKSSAGIIFTLAAILIAYFSKGRWVSVLMIIPFAFFIKSLDLMSFTLLDKHLSISFFLGIAVGPMFSDILFATSASAKRSIERSKPKEYHLAPETKAWKGYFPNPLKILSGRQKFFTAITTFISSLTFVFSPVGMTSLMGEIVGSRTKGSYKKSTTSLTVMNGVTESTYIAEAIIPLIAFGIPLSPVALGPASPLFNAPPVFTVDPVNNLHTYMTSWDFFIYGFIGLAVASLIAYPFSMNYARKASVIVMKFVSQEAIVAMFLGLACLLAFHEAQFVGIALTFTVAAVGGLLNRILGIGAGVQFMVFYASAWIMATLFGF; translated from the coding sequence ATGAGTTTATTACTAACGGCAATTTTATTTGCATTAATTGGTGCAATCGTCTTTTCTTTAATCGGATTGATATCCGGTACGGATGAAACAGCAATCATGGTTCCCCTAACTTTGTTAGTTATCTTGTTGGGCGCTCCCCCAGTAGCTGTATTTTCATTCTTCATGGCTGCTGTATTGGCGAAGCATCTAACTCATGCTGTTCCAACGGCGTTAATGGGAATCCCAGGTGATACGACGGCAGTTCCTTTAGTCGACCACGCCAATACACTTCGAAGAATGGGTATGCCCCATGTTGCTTTAAGAAAGATGATTTCCGGTGGTATTATTGGAGCATTTATTGCTCTACCAACAGCGGTACTGTTAGGACAATTTTTAGGTCAGTTTGCTGATTTCTTTAAATCATCGGCTGGAATCATTTTCACACTTGCAGCTATATTAATTGCCTACTTCTCAAAAGGAAGATGGGTAAGTGTTTTAATGATCATCCCTTTTGCGTTCTTTATCAAAAGTTTAGATTTAATGAGTTTTACACTTTTAGACAAACATTTATCGATCAGCTTCTTCTTGGGAATTGCTGTCGGTCCTATGTTTTCTGATATATTGTTTGCTACATCTGCAAGTGCGAAACGCTCAATTGAAAGAAGTAAGCCTAAAGAATACCACTTGGCCCCTGAGACGAAAGCATGGAAAGGATATTTTCCAAACCCATTAAAAATACTCTCAGGTAGGCAAAAGTTTTTCACAGCAATTACGACATTTATCTCTTCATTAACCTTTGTATTCAGCCCAGTCGGTATGACCTCATTAATGGGTGAAATCGTTGGGTCTCGTACGAAAGGGTCTTATAAAAAATCGACAACAAGTTTAACAGTTATGAATGGTGTGACTGAATCTACATACATTGCAGAAGCGATCATTCCACTTATTGCGTTTGGGATTCCTTTGAGTCCTGTTGCATTAGGACCAGCTTCTCCTTTGTTCAATGCACCACCTGTTTTCACAGTTGACCCGGTAAATAACCTGCATACGTACATGACATCATGGGATTTCTTCATTTATGGATTTATAGGTCTGGCTGTCGCATCACTAATCGCTTATCCATTTTCAATGAACTATGCAAGAAAGGCTTCCGTTATCGTTATGAAATTTGTGAGTCAGGAAGCAATCGTTGCAATGTTCCTTGGTTTGGCATGTCTACTTGCTTTCCATGAGGCGCAATTTGTCGGAATCGCCCTTACCTTTACGGTAGCAGCCGTTGGCGGTCTACTAAATCGTATCCTTGGTATTGGAGCAGGTGTACAATTCATGGTGTTCTATGCGTCAGCTTGGATTATGGCAACCCTATTTGGATTCTAA
- a CDS encoding GNAT family N-acetyltransferase translates to MQIRRLCTQDAEDYYGIRLEALQMNSEAFAVSYLEEKRQTAEKYKGRFGNDDSLTFGAFDEDGLIGTVTLIPEKMMKLKHRATIVAMYVKPEKRGNGIAKQLLKEAISTARNLGGIEQIHLTVVSRNKAANRLYTSIGFETYGIEKNALKVDGTYYDEELMVLFLK, encoded by the coding sequence ATGCAGATAAGAAGATTGTGCACGCAAGATGCAGAAGACTACTATGGCATACGGTTAGAGGCGTTACAGATGAACTCAGAAGCATTTGCCGTAAGCTATTTGGAGGAGAAGAGGCAAACAGCCGAAAAGTATAAAGGTAGATTTGGGAATGATGATTCATTGACCTTTGGTGCATTTGACGAAGATGGTTTAATTGGCACCGTTACGTTAATTCCAGAAAAAATGATGAAACTCAAACATCGTGCAACGATTGTTGCCATGTATGTCAAACCAGAAAAAAGAGGGAATGGCATTGCAAAACAGCTTCTCAAAGAAGCGATTTCAACAGCAAGGAATTTAGGAGGTATTGAACAAATTCATCTAACAGTAGTCAGTAGGAATAAAGCTGCCAATAGACTTTATACTTCAATTGGATTTGAAACGTATGGAATTGAGAAAAACGCTTTAAAAGTAGATGGTACATATTATGATGAAGAATTGATGGTTTTATTTTTGAAATAG
- a CDS encoding acyl-CoA dehydrogenase family protein has translation MSKELFITTDLQKEWMDKIKGLESQFRGSAEKTDRLAVFPRENIQSLVDIGYTTLTLPKQYGGGGITVTDMVLLQETIASFDGATALSIGWHQGAVGDIYENKLWEPDHLVSFSKEILNGALVNRAASEAQTGSPTRGGRPTTTAVKKDGHWAINGQKNFTSMSPVLTHFLVSAWVEELGGNGFFLISRDSEGLSIKETWNMLGMRGTESHDLILENVKVNEDDFVEFSKGPRGDKLNGWLLHIPACYLGIAQAARDYAVKFAVEHKPNSIQGSISELPNVQSHIGQIDLELMQARHFLYSVAAAYDDITRRKSMKQELGAAKHVVTNAAIRIVDRSMRLVGAKSLELTNPLQRYYRDVRAGLHNPPMDDMVISKLAKVAIEEIRND, from the coding sequence ATGTCAAAAGAGCTATTCATAACAACTGATCTTCAAAAAGAATGGATGGATAAAATAAAGGGTCTTGAATCTCAATTTAGAGGCTCTGCTGAAAAGACAGACCGACTTGCAGTCTTTCCGAGAGAAAATATTCAGTCACTTGTTGATATCGGCTATACAACACTTACACTACCAAAACAATATGGCGGTGGGGGAATCACGGTGACAGACATGGTTTTACTACAAGAAACAATTGCTTCCTTCGATGGTGCCACAGCGTTATCCATTGGTTGGCATCAGGGTGCGGTCGGTGACATTTATGAAAATAAATTATGGGAACCGGACCATTTAGTAAGTTTCTCAAAAGAAATCTTGAATGGTGCATTAGTAAACCGAGCAGCAAGTGAAGCCCAAACAGGCAGTCCCACTAGAGGCGGTCGTCCTACGACAACTGCGGTCAAAAAGGATGGACATTGGGCCATCAACGGGCAGAAGAACTTCACTTCGATGTCGCCTGTTCTCACTCACTTCCTCGTCTCTGCCTGGGTAGAGGAGCTGGGAGGCAACGGCTTTTTCCTTATCAGTAGAGACAGTGAAGGTTTATCGATAAAAGAGACTTGGAATATGCTTGGCATGCGTGGCACCGAAAGCCATGACTTGATATTGGAAAATGTGAAGGTCAATGAGGATGATTTCGTTGAGTTCAGTAAAGGCCCCCGTGGTGACAAATTGAATGGTTGGCTTCTACATATTCCTGCCTGTTATTTAGGAATTGCACAAGCTGCACGTGATTACGCTGTGAAATTTGCAGTCGAACACAAACCGAATAGCATTCAAGGGAGTATTTCTGAGTTGCCGAATGTCCAAAGTCATATTGGGCAAATAGATCTCGAATTAATGCAAGCGAGGCATTTCCTTTATAGTGTTGCGGCTGCGTACGACGACATTACTAGACGTAAATCGATGAAACAAGAATTAGGAGCTGCAAAGCATGTAGTGACAAACGCTGCAATTCGTATAGTAGACCGTTCGATGCGTCTCGTCGGTGCGAAAAGCTTGGAGTTAACCAACCCACTTCAACGCTATTATCGAGACGTCCGGGCAGGTTTGCATAACCCACCAATGGATGATATGGTGATTTCGAAATTAGCGAAGGTGGCAATCGAGGAAATACGTAATGATTAA
- a CDS encoding hydroxymethylglutaryl-CoA reductase, degradative encodes MTTTRIPGFYRLSSHERLNIVTEGRGLTEDELSYLSANQTLPMDLVDSMIENVVGQIGIPIGIATNFKINGKDTFIPMATEEPSVVAAASNAAKATYEHGGFFTSISGTIMRGQIQVLNVADPYAAKAKVFEHKEEIMNHCNEKDPTLISLGGGVKDLEVHIISTTNHTMLVIHLIVDTKDAMGANAVNTMAESVAPMIETITGGNVLLRIISNLADRRLVRARAVFSAEALGGKEVVKNIVSAYEFAEFDPYRAATHNKGIMNGISAVVLATGNDTRAVEAGAHAYASVSGHYKSLTKFEINADGDLSGSIELPMAVGIVGGATKTHPVAKASLKIMGISSAEELAGCIAATGLAQNAAGLRALASEGIQRGHMSLHARNLAVMAGAAKSDIDRIVAQAVAEKDLRYDRILEITKAIQRGE; translated from the coding sequence ATGACAACTACTAGAATTCCAGGTTTTTACCGCTTATCATCTCACGAAAGATTAAATATTGTTACAGAGGGACGTGGCTTAACCGAGGATGAATTATCGTATCTATCAGCCAACCAAACATTACCTATGGATTTAGTAGATTCAATGATTGAAAACGTTGTAGGCCAAATCGGAATCCCAATTGGAATCGCGACCAACTTTAAAATTAATGGAAAAGATACGTTCATCCCAATGGCTACTGAAGAACCATCTGTTGTTGCTGCAGCAAGTAATGCGGCAAAAGCTACATATGAACATGGCGGATTCTTCACATCGATAAGTGGAACAATTATGCGAGGACAGATTCAAGTTCTTAATGTAGCTGATCCTTATGCAGCAAAAGCCAAAGTCTTCGAACATAAAGAAGAGATTATGAATCATTGTAATGAAAAAGATCCAACACTAATTTCTTTAGGCGGTGGAGTAAAAGACCTCGAAGTGCATATTATTTCAACGACAAATCATACTATGCTTGTTATCCATCTTATCGTAGATACGAAAGATGCAATGGGAGCAAATGCAGTAAATACGATGGCTGAATCCGTTGCACCAATGATCGAAACAATAACTGGTGGTAATGTTCTTCTAAGGATCATTTCTAATTTGGCTGATCGTAGATTGGTTCGCGCACGTGCAGTATTTTCAGCAGAAGCTCTTGGAGGCAAAGAGGTTGTTAAAAACATTGTAAGCGCCTATGAATTTGCAGAGTTTGATCCCTACCGTGCAGCTACACATAATAAAGGAATTATGAACGGTATTTCAGCGGTGGTTTTAGCGACGGGTAATGATACTCGTGCGGTAGAAGCAGGTGCCCATGCATACGCCTCTGTATCCGGCCATTATAAATCTTTGACGAAATTCGAAATAAATGCGGACGGTGATCTGTCGGGTTCAATCGAGCTTCCTATGGCTGTTGGAATTGTTGGCGGAGCAACGAAAACGCATCCAGTTGCAAAAGCTTCTTTAAAAATTATGGGCATAAGCTCTGCGGAAGAACTCGCAGGTTGCATTGCAGCAACAGGTCTTGCTCAAAATGCTGCTGGTCTTCGTGCACTTGCATCAGAAGGCATCCAGAGAGGCCATATGTCACTACACGCAAGAAATTTAGCTGTTATGGCAGGCGCAGCTAAATCGGATATTGATCGGATCGTAGCTCAAGCAGTGGCTGAAAAAGATTTAAGATACGATCGAATTTTGGAGATTACTAAAGCAATTCAAAGAGGTGAATAA